The following are encoded together in the Erwinia sp. E602 genome:
- a CDS encoding M16 family metallopeptidase, which yields MKQWRNLSGLVAIVSLLFLFNGARAAETLSPLPQITEGVLDNGLRYTLVPLSGQKQRVDVRLSVDVGSIDEQDNESGVAHMLEHLVFRASEQYPQGVATQLHQRGWVRAQHYNAMTNYERTLYMFSPPGGAGQLDVALESLSQMAGHARLTQRDLDDERRIILEEWRGKLGVAERMNQQRVQAIRHGSRYPERPTIGTEASIRNTPATTLQQFYQRWYHPGNMRLLVIGDFRPETAAAEIKRYFGTLPAGAVPERDYYEPRLQTQLKVVRLQDGQSGSSQLSLVLRSNPGTTTYEQRLISQIALSSVSRQMRRQKPELPAEVGGLVVRKSDIGKTTEAFGVFADVMPDGHQVALRVLLREVERVRRYGLSDVDIADVKQDIREVAQRMAAKPEQREFADWVQQIFTSWAQGKPYTGSQQRGREALAALDTITNQQVNARLQQWLTAGDALVQFSIPGNTPFTLPTAQSVIRLREQLKTETLAPPQRKVEQVVTELKVTPQPGTIAAVKSFPQQQVEQWTLSNGDRVVLLRTPLAKDKVWLSGRSAAGFNTAGLNPWQSQLATQLVGQSGPQGWQGEQLVAWKQQKAVSSGVSQLPDELQYTGQSSREALGDLLALNYALQTAAGIDPDVMKESLLRLARQQAVDAGSAGNARAQATRLLRYGSAGWTPPTQQQLKTIDAGTLLTQWQTAARAPVSWFILADMSPELLKPLAERYLAGIPRQPVATVQPELPRSGRYEETLALNVEPRADVKSWSFTPQTWTPQAAVQVSIARNLASQALKSSLRDDALGIYRMQMNSELADRHQRIETEVSFTSAPERAQELWQRAEAVFAQLPQQITQQQIDVQKRDFIRAEQGRQQDIYTLQRRLELSYRHYNDPRYLSDAARLADSITLAGVQAMAARLYNPQNRVVSISLPQQVKK from the coding sequence ATGAAGCAATGGCGAAACTTAAGCGGGCTGGTGGCAATCGTCAGCCTGCTGTTCCTCTTCAACGGCGCGCGGGCGGCGGAAACGCTCAGCCCGCTGCCACAGATTACCGAAGGCGTGCTGGATAACGGCCTGCGCTATACGCTGGTGCCGCTCAGCGGCCAGAAGCAGCGCGTGGACGTGCGGCTGAGCGTGGACGTCGGCTCGATCGATGAGCAGGATAACGAGTCCGGCGTGGCGCATATGCTGGAGCATCTGGTGTTCCGCGCCAGCGAGCAGTATCCGCAGGGCGTGGCCACCCAGCTGCACCAGCGCGGCTGGGTGCGGGCGCAGCACTACAACGCGATGACCAACTACGAGCGCACCCTGTATATGTTCAGCCCGCCGGGCGGAGCGGGGCAGCTGGACGTGGCGCTGGAGTCGCTGAGCCAGATGGCCGGGCATGCCCGCCTGACCCAGCGCGACCTTGACGACGAGCGGCGCATTATTCTGGAAGAGTGGCGCGGCAAGCTGGGCGTGGCCGAGCGCATGAACCAGCAGCGCGTGCAGGCGATTCGCCACGGCTCGCGCTACCCGGAGCGCCCGACCATCGGCACTGAGGCTTCTATTCGCAACACCCCGGCCACCACGCTGCAGCAGTTTTATCAGCGCTGGTATCATCCGGGCAATATGCGCCTGCTGGTGATCGGTGACTTCCGGCCAGAGACGGCGGCGGCGGAAATTAAGCGCTATTTCGGCACCCTGCCGGCGGGCGCGGTACCAGAGCGGGACTACTACGAACCGCGCCTGCAGACGCAGCTAAAGGTGGTGCGTCTGCAGGACGGCCAGAGCGGCAGCAGCCAGCTGTCGCTGGTGCTGCGCAGTAATCCGGGCACCACCACCTATGAACAGCGCCTAATCAGCCAGATCGCCCTCTCCAGCGTCAGCCGCCAGATGCGTCGGCAGAAGCCGGAGCTGCCGGCGGAAGTCGGCGGCCTGGTGGTGCGTAAATCGGATATTGGCAAAACCACCGAAGCATTTGGCGTATTTGCCGACGTGATGCCCGACGGGCACCAGGTGGCGCTGCGGGTGCTGCTGCGTGAGGTGGAGCGCGTGCGCCGTTACGGCCTGAGCGACGTCGATATTGCCGACGTGAAGCAGGATATCCGCGAAGTGGCGCAGCGCATGGCCGCGAAGCCGGAGCAGCGTGAGTTTGCCGACTGGGTACAGCAGATCTTCACCAGCTGGGCGCAGGGCAAGCCGTATACCGGCAGCCAGCAGCGCGGCCGTGAGGCGCTGGCGGCGCTGGATACCATCACTAATCAGCAGGTTAACGCACGGCTGCAGCAGTGGCTGACGGCCGGCGATGCGCTGGTGCAGTTCAGCATTCCCGGCAACACGCCGTTTACCCTGCCAACGGCGCAGTCGGTCATCCGCCTGCGCGAGCAGCTGAAAACCGAAACGCTGGCCCCACCGCAGCGCAAGGTGGAGCAGGTGGTGACCGAACTGAAGGTGACCCCGCAGCCGGGGACTATCGCTGCGGTGAAAAGCTTCCCGCAGCAGCAGGTGGAGCAGTGGACGCTGAGCAACGGCGATCGGGTGGTGCTGCTGCGTACGCCGCTGGCGAAAGATAAAGTCTGGCTGTCTGGCCGCAGCGCGGCGGGCTTTAACACCGCCGGGCTCAATCCGTGGCAGTCGCAGCTGGCGACCCAGCTGGTGGGGCAGAGCGGCCCGCAGGGCTGGCAGGGCGAACAGCTGGTGGCGTGGAAACAGCAGAAAGCCGTATCGTCTGGCGTGAGCCAGCTGCCGGACGAGCTGCAGTACACCGGCCAGTCTTCCCGCGAGGCGCTGGGCGATCTGCTGGCGCTGAACTATGCGTTGCAGACTGCCGCGGGCATCGACCCGGACGTGATGAAAGAGAGCCTGCTGCGGCTGGCGCGCCAGCAGGCGGTGGATGCCGGATCGGCAGGCAATGCCCGCGCGCAGGCCACCCGTCTGCTGCGCTACGGCAGCGCGGGCTGGACGCCGCCGACGCAGCAGCAGCTGAAAACGATTGATGCCGGCACGCTGCTGACGCAGTGGCAGACGGCCGCCCGCGCGCCGGTCAGCTGGTTTATTCTGGCCGATATGTCGCCGGAGCTGCTGAAGCCGCTGGCCGAACGCTACCTGGCCGGCATCCCTCGCCAGCCGGTCGCCACGGTACAGCCGGAGCTGCCGCGCAGCGGCCGCTACGAGGAGACGCTGGCGCTGAACGTTGAGCCACGCGCCGACGTGAAGAGCTGGAGCTTTACCCCGCAGACGTGGACGCCGCAGGCGGCGGTGCAGGTCAGCATTGCCCGTAACCTCGCCAGCCAGGCGCTGAAGTCCAGCCTGCGCGACGACGCGCTGGGCATCTACCGCATGCAGATGAACAGCGAGCTGGCGGATCGCCACCAGCGCATCGAGACGGAGGTCAGCTTTACCAGCGCGCCGGAGCGCGCGCAGGAGCTGTGGCAGCGGGCGGAGGCGGTGTTCGCGCAGCTGCCGCAGCAGATCACCCAGCAGCAGATTGACGTGCAGAAGCGCGACTTTATCCGCGCCGAGCAGGGGCGCCAGCAGGATATCTACACCCTGCAGCGCCGCCTGGAGCTGAGCTATCGCCACTATAACGATCCGCGCTATCTCAGCGACGCCGCACGGCTGGCCGACAGCATTACGCTGGCCGGCGTGCAGGCGATGGCAGCCCGGCTCTATAATCCGCAGAACCGGGTGGTCTCAATTTCGCTGCCGCAGCAGGTGAAAAAGTGA
- a CDS encoding regulatory protein RecX, whose amino-acid sequence MSDSTARNRQTKLLERATRILAMRDHSESEFRRKLVISTERAAQFAKQETPPEPLSSEEIDQVVAWCYQHNWLDDARFAERYLSSRSRKGYGPQRIRLELGQRGVAKELIEQAMFAAEIDWARQAFVLAERKFGLPFPTDWKEKAKVQRYLMSKGFFSEDIRAIFANFDD is encoded by the coding sequence ATGTCAGACTCCACCGCACGAAACCGACAGACCAAACTGCTGGAGCGGGCCACGCGTATTCTGGCCATGCGCGATCACAGCGAAAGCGAGTTCCGCCGTAAGCTGGTGATCTCAACCGAACGCGCCGCGCAGTTTGCAAAGCAGGAGACGCCGCCGGAACCGCTGAGCAGCGAGGAGATCGACCAGGTGGTGGCCTGGTGCTATCAGCACAACTGGCTGGACGACGCTCGCTTTGCCGAACGCTACCTGAGCTCGCGCAGCCGTAAGGGCTATGGGCCGCAGCGCATCCGCCTGGAACTGGGGCAGCGCGGGGTGGCGAAAGAGCTGATTGAACAGGCGATGTTTGCGGCGGAAATCGACTGGGCGCGCCAGGCGTTTGTGCTGGCGGAACGCAAGTTTGGCCTGCCTTTTCCCACCGACTGGAAGGAAAAGGCCAAAGTGCAGCGTTATCTGATGAGCAAAGGCTTCTTTAGCGAGGATATCCGCGCTATTTTCGCAAATTTTGACGATTGA
- the tam gene encoding trans-aconitate 2-methyltransferase, producing the protein MKDWNPDLYRQFEAERTRPAEELLRRIPLTQINHATDLGCGPGNSTELLHRAWPSAQITGLDSSQAMIDQARQRLPGCRFELADIRSWQARPAQDVIYANASLQWLTDHPVLLPHLVAQLAPGGVLAVQMPDNLDQPTHSLMRDVAARPAWQEKIPPSAADRKRLLSTETYYDLLTAAGCRVDIWRTTYYHVMPSAAAVVDWLRATGLRPYLAALSEAEQAQYLAEYQAEIERALPPRQDGNRLMAFPRLFMVAQKAG; encoded by the coding sequence ATGAAAGACTGGAACCCCGATCTCTACCGGCAGTTCGAAGCGGAGCGTACGCGCCCGGCTGAAGAACTGCTCAGGCGCATCCCTCTTACTCAGATTAATCACGCCACCGATCTCGGCTGCGGCCCCGGCAACAGCACCGAGCTGCTGCATCGCGCCTGGCCCTCTGCGCAGATCACCGGGCTGGACAGCTCGCAGGCGATGATCGACCAGGCGCGGCAGCGGCTGCCCGGCTGTCGCTTCGAGCTGGCCGATATCCGCAGCTGGCAGGCGCGGCCCGCCCAGGATGTGATTTATGCCAACGCCTCGCTGCAGTGGCTGACCGATCACCCGGTGCTGCTGCCGCACCTGGTGGCACAGCTGGCCCCCGGCGGCGTGCTGGCGGTGCAGATGCCGGATAACCTTGACCAGCCCACCCACAGCCTGATGCGTGATGTCGCAGCGCGCCCGGCGTGGCAGGAGAAAATCCCGCCGTCCGCCGCCGACCGCAAGCGGCTGCTCAGCACCGAAACCTACTACGATCTGCTGACCGCCGCCGGCTGCCGGGTGGATATCTGGCGCACCACCTATTACCACGTGATGCCTTCGGCGGCGGCGGTGGTTGACTGGCTGCGCGCCACCGGGTTGCGGCCTTACCTCGCCGCGCTCAGCGAGGCGGAACAGGCGCAGTACCTGGCCGAGTATCAGGCGGAAATTGAGCGCGCGCTGCCGCCGCGCCAGGACGGTAACCGGCTGATGGCCTTCCCGCGCCTGTTTATGGTGGCGCAGAAAGCCGGTTAA
- a CDS encoding ABC transporter ATP-binding protein/permease has translation MKKAAGQFWALCRPFWGQRSSVQAWLIMLVMLALGGSVIWLNVLFVQWTKSFYDALTALDGGKIYALVKEYALYILIYVFAIVYEVWFRKLLIIRWRGALTAELVDSWLAKRAFYRMSLSGRVDNPDQRIAQDIEIFVTKTIGLTVDLLLNPIQLFTFVFILWQLSGVQQITLFGNEWTIHGYLVWVVLVYTLAGTLVTHLLGKKMHGLTVSKERLEGNFRASLLRKHDNAEQIAQYGGEQQEKSHLARHFQAVTGNWRSLMNAERNMNLFIVGYTRVSQIVPVFAALPLLLNKTVTFGGLMQIRSAFNQVHIVLSWFIRVYPALIELSASMQRLSQFRAEILQHQSQQEQADAGKRLQIGSLSFRTPQGQPLLHDVAFHCEPGSWSKLTGESGLGKSTLLRTLNGLWPYYDGQWQLQEGRSLLLPQQSYLGHGTLAEILCYPQPVLAASDALREALDKVGLGAWRDRLDEQLNWDRIFSGGERQRLAFARALLARPETLWLDEATSSLDHAAARALLALVRRELPGTTVVAVTHQQELDDLFPQHYDLGRFRPA, from the coding sequence GTGAAAAAGGCCGCAGGACAATTCTGGGCGCTGTGTCGCCCGTTCTGGGGCCAGCGCAGCAGCGTACAGGCATGGCTGATTATGCTGGTGATGCTGGCGCTGGGTGGCAGCGTGATCTGGCTTAACGTGCTGTTCGTACAGTGGACCAAGTCGTTCTATGACGCGCTGACGGCGCTGGACGGCGGCAAGATTTATGCGCTGGTGAAGGAGTACGCGCTCTATATCCTGATCTACGTTTTCGCCATCGTCTATGAAGTGTGGTTCCGCAAGCTGTTGATAATCCGCTGGCGCGGCGCGCTGACCGCCGAGCTGGTGGACAGCTGGCTGGCGAAGCGGGCGTTTTACCGCATGTCGCTGAGCGGCCGCGTGGATAACCCCGACCAGCGTATCGCGCAGGATATCGAGATTTTTGTCACCAAAACGATTGGCCTGACCGTCGATCTGCTGCTGAACCCGATCCAGCTGTTTACCTTTGTCTTTATTCTCTGGCAGCTCTCGGGGGTGCAGCAAATCACTCTGTTCGGCAACGAGTGGACCATCCACGGTTATCTGGTGTGGGTGGTGCTGGTCTATACCCTGGCGGGTACGCTGGTCACCCATCTGCTGGGTAAAAAAATGCACGGGCTGACGGTGAGCAAAGAGCGTCTGGAGGGTAACTTCCGCGCCTCGCTGCTGCGCAAGCACGATAACGCCGAGCAGATCGCCCAGTACGGCGGTGAGCAGCAGGAAAAAAGTCACCTCGCGCGCCACTTCCAGGCGGTGACCGGCAACTGGCGCTCGCTGATGAACGCCGAACGTAATATGAATCTGTTTATTGTCGGCTACACCCGCGTCAGCCAGATCGTGCCGGTGTTTGCCGCGCTGCCGCTGCTGCTGAATAAAACCGTCACCTTCGGCGGGCTGATGCAGATCCGTAGCGCCTTTAACCAGGTGCATATCGTGCTGAGCTGGTTTATCCGCGTCTACCCGGCACTGATCGAGCTGTCGGCCAGTATGCAGCGCCTTTCGCAGTTCCGCGCCGAGATCCTGCAACACCAGTCGCAGCAGGAGCAGGCAGATGCCGGTAAACGGTTGCAGATTGGCAGCCTCTCCTTCCGTACCCCGCAGGGGCAGCCGCTGCTGCACGACGTGGCGTTTCACTGTGAACCGGGCAGCTGGAGCAAGCTGACCGGCGAGAGCGGCCTGGGTAAATCGACGCTGCTGCGCACGCTGAACGGCCTGTGGCCCTACTACGACGGCCAGTGGCAGCTGCAGGAAGGTCGCAGCCTGCTGCTGCCGCAGCAGAGCTACCTCGGCCACGGCACGCTGGCGGAGATCCTCTGCTATCCGCAGCCGGTGCTGGCGGCGAGTGACGCGCTGCGTGAGGCGCTGGACAAGGTGGGGCTGGGTGCCTGGCGCGACCGGCTGGACGAGCAGCTGAACTGGGACCGCATCTTCTCCGGCGGCGAACGCCAGCGTCTGGCCTTTGCCCGCGCGCTGCTGGCGCGGCCTGAGACGCTGTGGCTGGACGAAGCCACCAGCAGCCTCGATCACGCCGCCGCCCGTGCGCTGCTGGCGCTGGTGCGCCGCGAACTGCCGGGCACCACGGTAGTGGCGGTGACCCATCAGCAGGAGCTGGATGACCTGTTCCCGCAGCACTACGACCTCGGCCGTTTCCGCCCGGCCTGA
- the recA gene encoding recombinase RecA, whose translation MAIDENKQKALAAALGQIEKQFGKGTIMRLGEDRTMDVETISTGSLSLDIALGAGGLPMGRIVEIYGPESSGKTTLTLQVIAAAQRKGKTCAFIDAEHALDPVYAKKLGVDIDNLLCSQPDTGEQALEICDALARSGAVDVIIVDSVAALTPKAEIEGEIGDSHMGLAARMMSQAMRKLAGNLKNSNTLLIFINQIRMKIGVMFGNPETTTGGNALKFYASVRLDIRRIGAIKEGDEVVGSETRVKVVKNKIAAPFKQAEFQIMYGEGINTLGELVDLGVKHKLIEKAGAWYSYNGDKIGQGKANASNFLKENPALANELDTKLRAMLLGNQDDKPDFVPAPHEADAGSEKEEDF comes from the coding sequence ATGGCTATCGACGAAAACAAGCAAAAAGCACTGGCAGCAGCGCTCGGCCAGATTGAAAAGCAGTTTGGCAAAGGTACCATCATGCGCCTGGGTGAAGACCGTACGATGGATGTTGAAACCATCTCTACCGGTTCTTTATCCCTCGATATCGCGCTGGGCGCCGGCGGCCTGCCGATGGGCCGTATCGTTGAGATCTACGGCCCGGAATCTTCCGGTAAAACCACGCTGACCCTGCAGGTGATCGCCGCGGCACAGCGTAAAGGCAAAACCTGTGCCTTTATCGACGCCGAGCACGCCCTTGACCCGGTCTACGCCAAGAAGCTGGGCGTGGACATCGACAACCTGCTCTGCTCCCAGCCGGATACCGGTGAGCAGGCGCTGGAGATCTGTGATGCACTGGCGCGTTCTGGCGCGGTAGACGTGATCATCGTTGACTCCGTAGCGGCGCTGACGCCAAAAGCGGAAATCGAAGGCGAAATCGGTGACTCACATATGGGCCTGGCGGCGCGTATGATGAGCCAGGCGATGCGTAAGCTGGCCGGTAACCTGAAAAACTCCAACACTCTGCTGATCTTTATCAACCAGATCCGCATGAAGATCGGTGTGATGTTCGGTAACCCGGAAACCACCACCGGCGGTAACGCGCTGAAGTTCTACGCCTCCGTGCGCCTGGATATCCGCCGTATCGGCGCGATCAAAGAGGGCGACGAAGTGGTGGGCAGCGAAACCCGCGTGAAAGTGGTTAAAAACAAAATCGCTGCGCCGTTTAAGCAGGCTGAGTTCCAGATCATGTACGGCGAAGGCATTAACACCCTCGGCGAACTGGTGGACCTGGGCGTTAAGCACAAGCTGATCGAGAAAGCCGGTGCCTGGTACAGCTACAACGGTGACAAAATTGGTCAGGGTAAGGCTAACGCCTCTAACTTCCTGAAAGAGAACCCGGCGCTGGCGAACGAGCTGGACACCAAGCTGCGTGCGATGCTGCTGGGTAACCAGGACGACAAGCCTGACTTCGTTCCGGCTCCGCACGAAGCGGATGCAGGCAGCGAAAAAGAAGAAGACTTCTGA
- the mltB gene encoding lytic murein transglycosylase B, whose product MRSLATLLPVVALLSACSSQPKPATAEPTGNPFKGNGGFLLQPSHSGSVLGGDFADNQAANAFIDNMVRKHGFERQQLHDVLAQAKNLDFVLRLMDKQAPTAQGPTGPNGAWLRYRGKFITPDNVQNGVAFWSQYQDALQRAQQTYGVPPEIIVGIIGVETRWGRVMGKTRIIDALATLAFNYPRRAAYFSGELETFLLMARTEGDDPLDLRGSFAGAMGYGQFMPSAFKEYAVDFNGDGHINLWDPVDAIGSVAHYFQAHGWVTGGTVAVMANGQAPGMESGFKTRYSVSSLAAAGLSPQIPLDNNQQVSLLKFDVGTSYQYWYGLPNFYAITRYNHSNHYAMAVWQLGEAVGRARQGQ is encoded by the coding sequence ATGCGTTCTCTGGCCACTCTTCTCCCTGTTGTCGCTTTACTCTCTGCCTGCAGCAGCCAGCCGAAACCGGCCACCGCTGAACCGACGGGTAACCCGTTTAAAGGTAACGGCGGCTTCCTGCTGCAGCCTTCGCACAGCGGTAGCGTGCTGGGCGGCGACTTTGCCGATAACCAGGCCGCCAACGCCTTTATTGATAATATGGTGCGCAAGCACGGCTTTGAGCGCCAGCAGCTGCATGACGTGCTGGCGCAGGCGAAAAACCTCGACTTTGTGCTGCGGCTGATGGACAAGCAGGCTCCAACCGCCCAGGGACCGACCGGCCCGAACGGCGCCTGGCTGCGCTATCGCGGCAAATTTATCACCCCGGATAACGTGCAGAACGGCGTGGCGTTCTGGAGCCAGTATCAGGATGCGCTGCAGCGCGCGCAGCAGACCTACGGCGTGCCGCCGGAAATTATCGTCGGCATTATCGGCGTGGAGACGCGCTGGGGGCGGGTGATGGGCAAAACGCGCATCATCGACGCGCTGGCCACGCTGGCCTTTAACTACCCGCGCCGCGCCGCCTACTTCAGCGGCGAGCTGGAAACCTTCCTGCTGATGGCGCGCACCGAAGGCGACGATCCGCTGGATCTGCGCGGATCGTTCGCCGGCGCGATGGGCTACGGCCAGTTTATGCCGTCGGCGTTTAAAGAGTACGCGGTGGACTTCAACGGTGACGGCCATATCAACCTGTGGGACCCGGTCGACGCTATCGGCAGCGTGGCGCACTACTTCCAGGCGCACGGCTGGGTAACCGGCGGCACGGTAGCGGTAATGGCTAACGGCCAGGCACCGGGCATGGAGAGCGGCTTCAAAACCCGATACAGCGTCTCCTCGCTGGCGGCGGCGGGGCTGTCGCCACAGATCCCGCTGGATAATAACCAGCAGGTCAGCCTGCTCAAGTTTGACGTCGGCACCAGCTACCAGTACTGGTACGGTTTACCGAACTTCTACGCCATTACCCGTTATAACCACAGCAATCACTATGCGATGGCGGTATGGCAGCTGGGTGAGGCGGTAGGGCGCGCACGTCAGGGGCAGTAA
- the pncC gene encoding nicotinamide-nucleotide amidase — protein MTDNELNQLSARLGQRLQAEGASVTAAESCTGGWIAKVLTDIAGSSAWFQRGFVTYSNEAKQQMIGVSAAALAEHGAVSEAVVREMAQGALQAAGADYALSVSGIAGPDGGSDEKPVGTVWFGFASASGEVRAERRRFSGDREAVRRQATAHALQTLLDHLSAK, from the coding sequence ATGACCGATAACGAATTAAACCAACTGAGCGCCCGTCTGGGCCAGCGGCTGCAGGCCGAAGGTGCCAGCGTCACCGCGGCGGAATCCTGCACCGGTGGCTGGATCGCCAAGGTGCTGACCGACATCGCCGGCAGCTCGGCCTGGTTCCAGCGCGGCTTTGTCACCTACAGCAACGAAGCCAAGCAGCAGATGATCGGCGTCAGCGCCGCTGCGCTGGCGGAGCACGGCGCGGTGAGCGAAGCGGTGGTGCGTGAGATGGCACAGGGCGCGCTGCAGGCGGCAGGCGCGGATTACGCGCTCTCGGTTAGCGGCATCGCCGGGCCGGACGGCGGCAGCGATGAAAAACCGGTCGGTACCGTCTGGTTTGGTTTCGCCAGCGCCAGCGGGGAGGTGAGGGCAGAGCGCCGCCGGTTTAGCGGCGACCGTGAGGCGGTTCGTCGCCAGGCCACCGCCCACGCGCTACAGACGCTGCTCGACCACCTTTCTGCAAAATAG